In one window of Opitutus sp. GAS368 DNA:
- a CDS encoding aldo/keto reductase: protein MSGYTPDPKRYESIPYARCGRSGLKLPRLSLGLWHNFGGADPIDNQRALLRRAFDLGITHFDLANNYGPPPGSAEENFGRLLREDFAAHRDELIISTKAGYYMWPGPYGEWGSRKYLLSSLDQSLKRLGLPYVDIFYHHRPDPDTPLEESLTAVADAVRSGRALYAGISNYNAEQTRCAAAILKGLGVPLLIHQPVYNMFNRWVEPELLPALMEAGAGCIPFSPLAQGLLTNRYLAGLPADSRAVKSGVFLKPGQITPAVLAKIQALNEVAKARGATLAQLATLWLLRRPEITTVLIGASKVAQIDDIHAGLTQPPLAAAELAKIESILGKS, encoded by the coding sequence ATGAGCGGTTACACCCCCGACCCGAAGCGCTACGAGTCGATCCCGTATGCCCGCTGCGGCCGCAGCGGGTTGAAGCTGCCCCGGCTCTCGCTGGGGCTGTGGCACAACTTCGGCGGCGCGGACCCGATCGACAACCAGCGCGCGCTGCTCCGCCGCGCCTTCGATCTCGGCATCACGCATTTCGACCTGGCGAACAACTACGGCCCGCCGCCGGGCTCGGCCGAGGAGAACTTCGGCCGCCTCCTGCGCGAGGATTTTGCCGCGCACCGGGACGAGCTCATCATCTCGACCAAGGCCGGCTATTACATGTGGCCCGGTCCCTACGGCGAGTGGGGCTCGCGCAAATACCTGCTCAGCTCGCTCGACCAGAGCCTGAAGCGCCTGGGCCTGCCTTACGTCGACATCTTCTACCACCACCGGCCAGATCCCGACACGCCGCTGGAAGAATCGCTGACCGCGGTGGCCGACGCCGTGCGCTCGGGCCGCGCGCTCTACGCCGGCATCTCGAACTACAACGCTGAACAAACCCGCTGCGCCGCCGCCATCCTCAAGGGGCTTGGCGTGCCGCTGCTCATCCATCAGCCGGTCTACAACATGTTCAACCGCTGGGTGGAGCCGGAGCTGTTGCCCGCGCTCATGGAGGCCGGCGCCGGCTGCATCCCGTTTTCGCCGCTCGCCCAGGGCCTGCTGACCAACCGCTACCTGGCGGGCCTTCCGGCCGACTCGCGCGCCGTGAAATCGGGCGTCTTCCTCAAGCCCGGCCAGATCACGCCCGCGGTGCTGGCGAAGATCCAGGCGCTCAACGAGGTCGCAAAGGCGCGCGGCGCCACGCTCGCCCAGCTGGCGACGCTCTGGCTGCTGCGCCGCCCCGAGATCACCACCGTCCTCATCGGCGCCAGCAAGGTGGCGCAGATTGACGACATTCATGCCGGCCTGACCCAGCCGCCGCTGGCCGCCGCCGAGCTGGCGAAGATCGAATCCATCCTCGGCAAGAGCTGA
- a CDS encoding fucose isomerase — MPRSVKTVLLVANGDLRQSANQVCWPAQVAMERKLTQAVAAQGGRLQRAHPYKPAVKHGFIASQQEGLAVFARLDPAAPLIVAEAVWQYSHHLLAGLISHRGPILTVANWSGQWPGLVGMLNLNGSLTKAGVKYSTLWSDTFDDDYFLQGLARWLKTGVTTHRTPHVRPFGRARVPAKAKAVARRIATDLRVRKSIMGIFDEGCMGMYNAIIPDDLLYRVGVCKERLSQSALYYAATQVPDREAKAVFNWYLKKGFKFHFGRDEATELTKHQVLWQCKTYIAACRIADAFGCESIGIQYQQGLKDLLPASDLVEGTLNSTDRPPVKNAAGQVIRPGQPIVHFNEVDECAGLDGVFTNRVHAALGQPVANTLHDLRWGDWDHSGTTSDYVWVFLISGSAPADHHIGGWAGSDSLRQPPMYFRLGGGTLRGIAKPGEIVWSRVFVQGGRLKLDLGRAKVITLPRTETERRWKETTPQWPIMHAVTYGVDRDLMMARHQANHIQVAYAKSAAAADLAAYTKASLAAQLGLEVSFCGTKADGSAF; from the coding sequence ATGCCCCGTTCCGTGAAGACCGTCCTGCTCGTGGCCAATGGCGACCTGCGCCAGTCGGCCAATCAAGTCTGCTGGCCCGCCCAGGTGGCGATGGAGCGGAAGCTGACACAGGCCGTGGCCGCGCAGGGCGGCCGGCTGCAGCGGGCGCATCCCTACAAGCCGGCCGTCAAGCACGGCTTCATCGCCTCGCAGCAGGAGGGTCTGGCGGTTTTCGCCCGGCTCGATCCCGCCGCCCCGCTCATCGTGGCCGAGGCGGTCTGGCAGTATTCGCACCACCTGCTGGCGGGGCTGATCAGCCACCGGGGGCCCATCCTCACCGTGGCCAACTGGAGCGGTCAATGGCCGGGCCTCGTCGGCATGCTCAACCTCAACGGCTCCCTCACCAAGGCCGGCGTGAAATACTCCACGCTCTGGAGCGACACCTTCGACGACGACTATTTCCTGCAGGGCCTGGCCCGCTGGTTGAAGACCGGCGTCACCACCCACCGCACGCCGCATGTGCGGCCGTTCGGCCGGGCCCGGGTGCCGGCGAAAGCGAAGGCCGTCGCCCGGAGGATCGCGACCGACCTGCGCGTGAGGAAGTCCATCATGGGCATCTTCGACGAGGGCTGCATGGGCATGTATAACGCCATCATCCCCGACGACCTCCTCTACCGCGTCGGCGTCTGCAAGGAGCGCCTCTCGCAGTCCGCGCTCTACTACGCCGCCACGCAGGTGCCCGACCGGGAGGCGAAGGCCGTCTTCAACTGGTATCTGAAGAAGGGGTTCAAGTTTCACTTCGGCCGCGACGAGGCGACCGAACTGACGAAACACCAGGTGCTCTGGCAGTGCAAAACCTACATTGCCGCCTGCCGCATCGCCGACGCGTTCGGCTGCGAGAGCATCGGCATCCAATACCAGCAGGGCCTCAAGGACCTGCTGCCGGCCTCGGACCTTGTCGAGGGCACGCTCAACTCCACGGACCGGCCGCCGGTGAAGAACGCCGCCGGCCAGGTCATCCGCCCCGGGCAACCCATCGTGCATTTCAACGAGGTGGACGAGTGTGCGGGGCTCGACGGCGTGTTCACGAACCGCGTGCACGCCGCGCTCGGCCAGCCCGTCGCCAACACGCTCCACGACCTGCGCTGGGGCGATTGGGATCACTCCGGCACGACCAGCGACTACGTCTGGGTCTTCCTCATTTCCGGCAGTGCGCCGGCCGACCACCATATTGGCGGCTGGGCGGGCTCGGACTCGCTGCGTCAACCGCCCATGTATTTCCGGCTCGGCGGCGGCACGCTCCGCGGCATCGCCAAGCCCGGCGAGATCGTCTGGAGCCGCGTGTTCGTGCAGGGCGGCAGGCTCAAGCTGGACCTCGGTCGCGCCAAGGTCATCACCCTGCCACGCACCGAGACCGAGCGCCGGTGGAAGGAGACGACCCCGCAGTGGCCCATCATGCACGCGGTCACCTACGGCGTGGATCGCGACCTGATGATGGCGCGCCACCAGGCCAACCACATCCAGGTGGCCTACGCGAAGTCCGCGGCGGCGGCCGATCTCGCGGCCTACACCAAGGCGTCGCTCGCCGCCCAGCTGGGCCTCGAGGTGTCGTTCTGCGGCACCAAGGCCGACGGTTCGGCATTCTGA
- a CDS encoding PAS domain-containing sensor histidine kinase, producing MPSSKWHRAPAILVLTVLALITVGGFAHSWFSRQPGDPAATLWLAAGGVAATIIALSHAIHIARASEKARTEMERRALANNATLVQLKAFWETAPLSIMLLEPYDPEVPVKIIDCNPMCCEIHGYSREELIGQSVDLIEAQPWTGEHAGRWIRELHEHSRLEGESKHRRKDGTVFDIDYFTNLLVVDGHELVLGMDHVATARKQAELARDQMHQQLRDASRQAGMAEVATDVLHNVGNVLNSVNVSATLVTDQLRHSKAANLTKICELLDQHREDLAGFLTNDPKGAMIPLYLGTLAENLAGEQKVMTAELERLRKNIEHIKDIVAMQQDHAKTAGVIETVSVPDLLEDAIRVNAGSLAQHNVDTAREYLARPVVTLDKYKVMQILINLIRNAKHACDESGRTDKRITARITADDQQVHIAIIDNGVGIPQENHTRIFNQGFTTRKHGHGSSLHSAALAAKELGGALNVQSDGPGYGATFILELPLKPETTIHEPPVL from the coding sequence ATGCCATCGTCGAAATGGCATAGGGCACCGGCCATTCTGGTCCTCACCGTCCTGGCGCTTATTACCGTTGGCGGATTCGCGCATTCATGGTTCTCGCGGCAGCCAGGGGACCCGGCTGCAACTCTCTGGCTGGCGGCCGGCGGCGTGGCCGCCACAATCATTGCTCTGAGCCATGCCATCCACATTGCGCGCGCGTCGGAGAAAGCGCGAACCGAGATGGAGCGGCGCGCACTGGCCAACAATGCCACCCTGGTGCAACTCAAGGCCTTTTGGGAAACCGCCCCGCTCAGCATCATGCTTTTGGAGCCCTATGATCCGGAGGTGCCGGTCAAAATAATCGATTGCAACCCCATGTGCTGCGAGATCCACGGTTATTCTCGCGAGGAATTGATCGGTCAGAGTGTCGATCTTATCGAGGCCCAGCCCTGGACTGGAGAACACGCGGGCCGTTGGATCCGTGAACTCCATGAACACAGCCGCCTTGAAGGCGAGAGCAAGCACAGGCGGAAGGACGGCACGGTTTTCGACATCGACTACTTCACCAACCTGCTCGTCGTGGACGGCCATGAGCTCGTCCTCGGCATGGATCACGTTGCCACCGCGCGCAAGCAGGCGGAGCTGGCGAGGGACCAGATGCACCAGCAGTTGCGGGATGCGTCCAGGCAGGCCGGCATGGCCGAGGTGGCAACCGATGTGTTGCACAACGTCGGCAACGTGCTCAATAGCGTCAACGTCTCCGCCACGTTGGTGACAGACCAGCTGCGGCACTCCAAGGCGGCCAATCTGACCAAGATCTGCGAATTACTGGACCAGCACCGGGAGGATCTCGCGGGTTTTCTCACCAATGATCCCAAGGGCGCCATGATCCCGCTCTACCTGGGCACCTTGGCGGAGAATCTGGCCGGAGAGCAAAAAGTCATGACGGCCGAACTGGAACGCCTTCGCAAGAACATCGAACACATCAAGGACATAGTCGCGATGCAGCAGGACCACGCCAAGACCGCCGGCGTCATCGAGACGGTTTCCGTGCCTGACCTGCTGGAGGATGCCATCCGCGTCAACGCCGGCTCGCTCGCCCAGCACAATGTCGACACGGCGCGTGAGTATCTGGCTCGGCCCGTGGTCACGCTCGACAAGTACAAGGTCATGCAGATACTGATTAATCTCATACGCAACGCCAAGCACGCTTGCGACGAATCGGGCCGGACGGACAAGCGGATCACAGCGCGCATCACGGCAGACGACCAGCAGGTCCACATTGCCATCATCGACAACGGCGTCGGCATCCCCCAGGAAAACCACACCCGGATCTTCAACCAGGGCTTCACCACCCGCAAGCATGGGCACGGTTCCAGCCTACACAGTGCAGCGCTTGCCGCGAAGGAACTCGGCGGCGCCCTTAATGTGCAGAGCGACGGCCCCGGCTACGGCGCCACATTTATCCTGGAACTGCCCTTAAAGCCGGAGACGACCATTCATGAACCCCCCGTCCTCTGA
- a CDS encoding GIY-YIG nuclease family protein → MNATAGFHYVYILHSEAGEYFYVGLTDDLASRLARHNAGAVPHTARRRPWQIKTAVAFRDREQAALFEK, encoded by the coding sequence ATGAACGCGACGGCCGGCTTTCACTATGTCTACATTCTCCACTCGGAGGCTGGTGAGTATTTCTATGTCGGCCTGACCGACGATCTGGCCAGCAGGTTGGCCCGACACAATGCCGGTGCGGTGCCGCACACGGCCCGGCGTCGGCCATGGCAAATCAAAACGGCGGTCGCCTTCCGTGATCGCGAGCAAGCGGCTTTGTTTGAGAAGTAG
- a CDS encoding PAS domain S-box protein yields MNISRIMAASRIDSPFRLTLAYVLFGTIWVAANNSLLIWWQPEDRTIWMADAAKDQAFVVITASLLYGLTKRLVERCEKTAESLRESQLRWQFALEGAGDGLWDWNAETNRVFFSKQWKAMLGYAEDEIGDTRAEWETRVHPDDLPQVHAEIASHLKGKSLDYASEYRLRTKDGAYRWILGRGRIVSRSPDGRPLRVIGTHLDITDRKSGERRVRDALGFMQAVLHSAPYGIIVYKADGRTVIANESAARLVGTDVAGLLGQNFRELESWRQHGLLAAAEQALAAARPMTHNGPLVTSFDRSIWVETRFVPFLYEEEKHLLLIMVDETDKRRTFDRLHLMHAAVVVAPVGWVVTDASGTIEWVNPGFTKLTGYTAEEAVGRNPRVLKSGRHTPGFYANMWATIKRGEVWSGEMFNQRKDGGLYHEFMTIAPISGENGEIRHFVAIKQDITERKDLEKQLARAQRLESIGMLASGIAHDLNNIFAPILLSLELLKLKYPTADARKTLEMIESAGQRGAGIVRQVLTFARGIEGERRPVQPKYLVKEAAQILGETLPRNIRIETELAAGLPPVMGDATQLHQVLLNLAINARDAMPAGGCLVLGGQALLVDEARAARNPPLKPGPCLALTVADNGSGIPPQVLEHIFEPFYTTKPLGKGTGLGLSTVYGIVRSHGGAVEVATQLGTGTVFTVLLPALESPAERVDSRPPQAVPFSGAGRRVLVVDDEETIRLITLHALQRHGFTVEVAEDGQEALETFRADPARFALVLTDLMMPRMNGRQLAQQIRRLAPSLPIIASSGLAVDGSGSAEGEMSLSALGVRILLRKPYTEAELLTAMRQELEPWVAGQKNG; encoded by the coding sequence ATGAACATTTCACGCATCATGGCCGCTTCGCGCATCGATTCCCCATTCAGGCTGACTCTGGCCTATGTCCTGTTCGGGACAATCTGGGTCGCGGCGAACAACAGTCTCTTGATCTGGTGGCAGCCGGAGGACCGCACGATCTGGATGGCCGATGCGGCGAAGGATCAGGCGTTCGTCGTTATCACGGCCTCGCTGCTCTATGGCCTGACCAAACGGTTGGTCGAGCGGTGCGAGAAGACGGCGGAGTCGCTGCGCGAAAGCCAGCTGCGCTGGCAGTTTGCCCTGGAGGGGGCGGGCGACGGCTTGTGGGACTGGAACGCCGAGACCAACCGGGTGTTTTTCTCCAAACAATGGAAGGCCATGCTGGGGTATGCCGAGGATGAGATCGGCGACACCCGGGCGGAATGGGAAACCCGGGTGCATCCGGATGACCTGCCGCAAGTCCACGCCGAGATCGCCAGCCATCTCAAAGGAAAGTCGCTCGACTATGCGAGCGAATACCGGCTTCGCACCAAGGATGGCGCCTATCGGTGGATTCTCGGCCGCGGCCGGATCGTCAGCCGCAGTCCTGACGGCCGGCCCCTCCGGGTGATTGGCACGCATCTGGACATCACGGACCGGAAAAGCGGTGAGCGGCGGGTCAGAGACGCCCTGGGTTTCATGCAGGCCGTGCTGCACTCAGCCCCGTATGGCATCATCGTCTACAAGGCCGACGGTCGCACGGTGATCGCCAATGAGTCGGCCGCCCGCCTGGTCGGGACGGATGTGGCCGGCCTTCTCGGGCAGAATTTCCGTGAGCTGGAATCCTGGCGACAGCACGGCCTGCTGGCCGCGGCTGAGCAGGCCCTGGCTGCCGCCCGCCCGATGACGCACAACGGACCGTTGGTCACGTCGTTCGACCGGTCCATCTGGGTCGAAACGCGGTTTGTGCCGTTCCTCTACGAGGAGGAGAAACACCTGCTGCTCATCATGGTCGACGAGACGGACAAACGCCGCACCTTCGACCGGCTCCACCTGATGCACGCCGCGGTGGTGGTCGCGCCCGTGGGCTGGGTGGTGACGGATGCTTCCGGAACCATCGAATGGGTCAACCCGGGCTTCACCAAGCTGACCGGCTATACGGCCGAGGAGGCCGTCGGTCGCAATCCCCGGGTGCTCAAATCCGGGCGGCACACGCCCGGATTTTATGCCAATATGTGGGCGACCATCAAGCGCGGCGAAGTCTGGTCGGGCGAGATGTTCAACCAGCGCAAAGACGGCGGCCTGTATCACGAGTTCATGACCATTGCGCCGATCTCCGGGGAAAACGGGGAGATCCGGCACTTTGTCGCAATCAAGCAGGACATCACCGAACGCAAGGACCTGGAGAAGCAGCTCGCCCGGGCGCAGCGCCTGGAAAGCATCGGGATGCTCGCCAGCGGCATCGCGCACGATTTGAACAACATCTTCGCCCCCATCCTGCTTTCGCTCGAGCTGCTGAAGCTGAAGTATCCGACCGCGGACGCACGGAAGACGCTCGAGATGATCGAGAGCGCCGGCCAGCGCGGCGCCGGCATCGTGCGCCAGGTGCTGACCTTTGCGCGCGGCATCGAGGGGGAGCGCAGGCCGGTCCAGCCGAAATACCTCGTCAAGGAAGCGGCGCAGATCCTGGGCGAGACCCTGCCGCGCAACATCCGGATTGAAACCGAGCTGGCCGCGGGATTGCCGCCGGTGATGGGTGATGCGACCCAGCTGCACCAGGTGTTGCTGAACCTCGCCATCAACGCCCGGGATGCGATGCCCGCCGGCGGCTGCCTGGTGCTGGGCGGGCAAGCCTTGTTGGTGGATGAGGCCCGCGCGGCCCGCAACCCGCCGCTCAAGCCGGGGCCCTGCCTGGCCCTGACCGTGGCCGACAACGGCAGTGGCATACCCCCCCAGGTGCTGGAACACATCTTCGAGCCGTTCTACACGACCAAGCCGCTGGGCAAAGGCACGGGGCTCGGGTTGTCCACGGTCTACGGCATCGTGCGCAGTCATGGCGGGGCGGTGGAGGTCGCCACCCAGCTGGGGACCGGCACCGTGTTTACCGTCCTGCTCCCCGCGCTCGAAAGTCCGGCGGAACGGGTGGATTCGCGTCCGCCGCAAGCGGTGCCTTTCAGCGGCGCCGGCCGCCGGGTGCTGGTGGTTGACGATGAGGAAACCATCCGGCTGATCACGCTGCATGCGTTGCAGCGGCACGGGTTCACGGTCGAGGTCGCGGAGGACGGCCAGGAAGCCCTGGAAACCTTCCGGGCCGACCCGGCCCGGTTTGCGCTGGTGCTCACCGACCTGATGATGCCGCGCATGAACGGGCGTCAGCTGGCGCAGCAGATCCGGCGGCTCGCGCCCAGCCTGCCCATCATCGCCTCGTCCGGTTTGGCGGTGGATGGCAGCGGATCGGCCGAGGGTGAGATGAGCCTCAGTGCGCTGGGGGTGCGCATATTGCTGCGCAAGCCCTACACCGAGGCCGAGTTGCTCACGGCCATGCGGCAGGAACTGGAGCCGTGGGTTGCGGGGCAAAAGAATGGTTGA
- the nth gene encoding endonuclease III: protein MPEAFTSRQARAAFVARRLAELYPETPIPLDHKDPYTLLVAVLLSAQCTDKRVNLVTPQLWAVADNPADMAQVPVAKIQGIIRPCGLSPQKAKAISGLSRLILDRHAGQVPRTFEELEALPGVGHKTASVVMSQAWGVPAFPVDTHIHRLAQRWKLTTGRNVEQTEHDLKALFPSEQWNQLHLRIIYYGREHCTARGCDGTVCEICRTLFPGRTRAVKTRK, encoded by the coding sequence ATGCCAGAAGCTTTCACCTCCCGACAGGCTCGCGCCGCCTTCGTGGCGCGCCGCCTGGCGGAGCTTTATCCGGAGACGCCCATCCCGCTGGACCACAAGGATCCTTACACGCTGCTAGTGGCGGTATTGCTTTCGGCCCAGTGCACGGACAAACGCGTGAATCTGGTCACCCCGCAGCTGTGGGCTGTCGCCGACAATCCCGCCGACATGGCGCAGGTGCCCGTGGCGAAAATCCAGGGGATCATCCGGCCGTGCGGCCTCTCGCCGCAAAAGGCGAAGGCCATCAGCGGGCTCTCGCGGCTCATCCTGGACCGGCACGCGGGCCAGGTGCCGCGGACCTTCGAGGAGCTCGAAGCTTTGCCCGGGGTGGGGCACAAGACCGCCTCGGTCGTCATGAGCCAGGCGTGGGGCGTGCCGGCCTTTCCGGTGGACACCCACATCCACCGGCTGGCCCAGCGCTGGAAACTGACCACCGGACGCAACGTGGAACAGACTGAGCACGATCTGAAGGCCCTCTTCCCGTCCGAGCAATGGAATCAGCTGCACCTGCGCATCATCTATTACGGCCGCGAGCACTGCACGGCGCGCGGCTGCGACGGCACGGTCTGCGAGATCTGCCGGACACTCTTTCCGGGGCGGACACGGGCCGTAAAAACCCGCAAATAA
- the gcvP gene encoding aminomethyl-transferring glycine dehydrogenase — MASPRDLLAPLDTFERRHTGSPAADVAGMLQTVGFDSVDALADAAVPANIRLKRPLRLPAAASESTALAELRAIASKNKVFRSYIGMGYYDTATPGVIQRNILENPAWYTAYTPYQAEISQGRLEALLNFQTVVTDLTGLQIANASMLDEGTAAAEAMMLAHRVKLGESHDASVFFVSDKCQPQTIDIVKTRAKPLNVSVVTGDHRTYDFAGKVFGVLVQYPDTTGSIHDFAAFFEKAHAAGALCVVATDLLALTLLRAPGEFGADVAVGSAQRFGVPMGFGGPHAGFLATKDEFKRQMPGRLVGVSKDAQGNPAMRLALGTREQHIRRDKATSNICTAQVLLAVMASMYAVYHGPAGLKRIAQRTRLLTRMLADGLKAAGAKINAEPVFDTLTVTGIAAAQIHAAAAAARLNLRPVDASTVGISLDETTTVEDLQVLISLFGGAATSLHTDRGEVAAAPVESDYAAPFARSSEFLTASVFNKYHTEHEMLRYIKRLETKDLSLVHSMISLGSCTMKLNATSEMFPVTWPEFGRLHPFAPADQTKGYAKMFAQLEKWLSEITGFAAVSLQPNAGSQGEYAGLLVIRAYHESRGEGHRNICLIPTSAHGTNPASAAMCNFKVVPVACDANGNIDVTDLKAKAAEHAANLAALMVTYPSTHGVFETSIKSICKAIHDHGGQVYMDGANMNAQVGLTSPGYIGADVCHLNLHKTFCIPHGGGGPGMGPIGVAKHLVGFLPSHPVVPLHHDTGGHHMGAVSAAPWGSASILVISWMFIRMMGPDGLTRATKFALLNANYIAKRLDALFPVLYRGAGGLIAHECILEFRPWKKHGLEVEDVAKRLMDYGYHAPTMSFPVPGTLMIEPTESETKAELDRFCDALVAIHGEMAAVASGESDKLNNPLKHAPHTAAVVCATEWPHPYTRERAAFPDKWTRAAKFWPATGRVDNVYGDRNLVCSCVGMEAYAEAAKPSPTHA, encoded by the coding sequence ATGGCCTCCCCGCGCGACCTGCTCGCCCCGCTCGACACCTTTGAACGCCGCCACACCGGCTCCCCCGCCGCCGATGTCGCCGGGATGCTGCAGACCGTGGGCTTCGACTCGGTCGACGCCCTGGCCGACGCCGCCGTCCCGGCCAACATCCGCCTGAAGCGCCCCTTGCGCCTGCCCGCGGCCGCCAGCGAGAGCACCGCCCTGGCCGAACTGCGCGCCATCGCGTCGAAGAACAAGGTTTTCCGCAGCTACATCGGCATGGGTTACTACGACACCGCCACGCCGGGCGTCATCCAGCGCAACATCCTCGAGAACCCGGCCTGGTATACCGCCTACACGCCCTACCAGGCCGAGATTTCGCAGGGCCGGCTCGAGGCGCTGCTGAACTTCCAGACGGTCGTCACCGACCTGACGGGCCTGCAGATCGCCAACGCCTCCATGCTCGACGAGGGCACCGCCGCCGCCGAAGCCATGATGCTCGCCCACCGCGTGAAGCTCGGCGAGAGCCACGACGCATCCGTGTTTTTCGTCTCGGACAAGTGTCAGCCGCAGACGATCGACATCGTCAAGACCCGCGCCAAGCCGCTCAATGTCTCCGTCGTCACGGGTGATCACCGCACCTATGATTTCGCCGGCAAGGTCTTTGGCGTGCTGGTGCAATACCCGGACACCACGGGCAGCATCCACGACTTTGCGGCCTTCTTCGAAAAAGCCCATGCCGCCGGCGCGCTTTGCGTCGTGGCGACCGACCTGCTCGCGCTCACGCTGCTGCGCGCGCCGGGCGAGTTCGGCGCGGATGTCGCCGTCGGCTCCGCGCAGCGCTTCGGCGTGCCGATGGGCTTCGGCGGACCGCACGCCGGCTTTCTCGCCACGAAGGACGAGTTCAAGCGCCAGATGCCCGGCCGTCTCGTGGGTGTCTCCAAAGACGCCCAGGGCAACCCGGCCATGCGCCTCGCCCTCGGCACGCGTGAGCAGCATATCCGCCGTGACAAAGCCACGTCCAACATCTGCACCGCCCAGGTGCTCCTCGCCGTCATGGCGTCGATGTATGCCGTTTACCACGGCCCCGCGGGCCTGAAGCGCATCGCCCAACGGACGCGCCTGCTCACCCGGATGCTCGCCGACGGCCTCAAGGCCGCCGGGGCGAAGATCAACGCCGAGCCGGTCTTCGACACGCTCACCGTCACGGGCATCGCCGCCGCCCAGATCCATGCCGCCGCGGCCGCCGCGCGGCTCAACCTCCGCCCGGTCGACGCCTCGACCGTCGGGATCTCGCTCGATGAGACGACGACGGTGGAGGATCTGCAGGTGTTGATCTCTCTTTTTGGAGGTGCGGCGACCTCGCTGCACACCGACCGCGGCGAGGTCGCCGCGGCTCCAGTTGAGTCCGACTACGCCGCGCCCTTCGCGCGGAGTTCGGAATTCCTCACCGCCTCCGTCTTCAACAAATACCACACCGAGCATGAGATGCTCCGCTACATCAAGCGGCTCGAGACCAAGGATCTCTCGCTGGTCCACTCGATGATCTCGCTCGGCTCGTGCACGATGAAGCTCAACGCCACGAGCGAGATGTTCCCGGTCACCTGGCCGGAGTTCGGCCGGCTGCACCCGTTCGCCCCCGCCGACCAGACCAAGGGCTACGCCAAGATGTTCGCCCAGCTTGAGAAATGGCTGAGCGAGATCACCGGCTTCGCCGCGGTATCGCTCCAGCCCAACGCCGGCTCGCAGGGCGAATACGCCGGCCTGCTCGTCATCCGCGCCTACCACGAGTCGCGCGGCGAGGGTCACCGCAACATCTGCCTCATTCCCACCTCGGCGCACGGCACCAACCCCGCCAGCGCCGCGATGTGCAACTTCAAGGTCGTGCCCGTCGCCTGCGACGCCAACGGCAACATCGACGTCACCGATCTCAAGGCCAAGGCCGCCGAGCACGCCGCGAACCTCGCCGCGCTCATGGTCACCTACCCGTCCACCCACGGCGTGTTCGAGACCTCGATCAAGTCCATCTGCAAGGCCATCCACGACCACGGCGGCCAGGTCTACATGGATGGCGCCAATATGAACGCGCAGGTCGGCCTCACCTCGCCCGGCTACATCGGCGCGGACGTCTGCCATCTCAACCTGCACAAGACCTTCTGCATCCCGCACGGCGGCGGCGGCCCGGGCATGGGCCCGATTGGCGTGGCGAAACACCTCGTCGGCTTCCTGCCGAGCCACCCGGTCGTGCCGCTGCACCATGACACCGGCGGCCACCACATGGGCGCCGTCAGCGCCGCACCGTGGGGCAGCGCCAGCATCCTCGTCATCTCCTGGATGTTCATCCGGATGATGGGTCCCGACGGCCTGACGCGCGCGACGAAGTTCGCGCTCCTCAACGCCAACTACATCGCCAAGCGCCTCGATGCCCTCTTCCCCGTGCTCTACCGGGGCGCCGGCGGCCTGATCGCCCACGAGTGCATCCTGGAGTTCCGCCCATGGAAAAAGCACGGCCTGGAGGTCGAGGACGTGGCGAAACGCCTGATGGATTACGGCTACCACGCTCCGACCATGTCCTTCCCCGTCCCCGGCACGCTCATGATCGAGCCGACGGAGAGCGAGACCAAGGCCGAGCTCGACCGCTTCTGCGACGCGCTCGTGGCGATCCACGGCGAGATGGCGGCCGTCGCCAGCGGCGAGAGCGACAAGCTCAACAACCCGCTCAAGCACGCCCCGCACACCGCCGCGGTCGTCTGCGCCACCGAGTGGCCGCACCCGTATACGCGCGAGCGCGCGGCCTTCCCCGACAAGTGGACGCGCGCCGCGAAGTTCTGGCCGGCCACCGGCCGCGTGGACAACGTCTACGGTGACCGCAACCTGGTGTGCTCGTGCGTGGGGATGGAGGCGTATGCGGAGGCGGCGAAGCCATCCCCCACGCACGCCTGA
- a CDS encoding type II toxin-antitoxin system death-on-curing family toxin, whose translation MNEPVFLSREKVMQLHRISLEQHGGLDGLREPGLVDSALMQPEATYFYGQGDLAAIAAAYAFHIAQNQPFIDGNKRTAMASALTFLEGNGIDIEKYDDAQLYDAMIGIAEKRLDKAGLAAIFRVHLGS comes from the coding sequence ATGAATGAGCCCGTTTTCCTTTCCCGCGAGAAGGTGATGCAGTTGCATCGCATCTCACTCGAACAGCATGGCGGTCTCGACGGGCTCCGCGAACCCGGCTTGGTGGACTCGGCCCTGATGCAGCCCGAGGCGACTTACTTCTATGGACAAGGTGACCTGGCCGCCATTGCCGCTGCTTACGCCTTTCATATCGCGCAAAACCAACCTTTCATCGACGGCAACAAACGCACCGCCATGGCTTCGGCCCTCACTTTTCTCGAAGGTAATGGCATCGACATTGAAAAATATGACGACGCCCAGCTCTACGACGCCATGATCGGCATCGCCGAAAAGCGCCTCGACAAGGCGGGGCTCGCGGCGATCTTCCGTGTCCACCTCGGCTCGTGA